The bacterium genome contains the following window.
CACGACCCGGTCCGCATACGGGCCGGAGAGCAGCTTGTCCGCGGTGATCGATTTCAGGCCGCCCGCCCAACCAGAGTGGCGGTAGTACGTCTTCGCCTCTCGCTTGCGGCCCGTGAGCTTCACCTTCTCGGCGTTGATCACGATGACGAAATCGCCGGTATCGACGTGGGGCGTGTACGTAGGCTTGTGCTTGCCGCGAAGGATCGTCGCCACGTGGGTCGCGAGACGGCCAAGCACGACGTCTTTGGCGTCCACGACGAGCCAGCGCCGTTCGACGTCGGCGAGCTTGGCGCTCTGAGTGGCCAGGTGGGCCTGGGCTCCCATCGGATGCAGTCCTCTCTAAGGGCTCGCGCGCGCAGAGCGCGGCGGCGAGGGGTGTTCGATAGCAAGCGGATCCCCGGGGGTCAAGAAGCCGGAAGCGGGGACGTTCTTTCCGCTGTTTCCGTTGCGGGTTTTCCCGCTCCGCGGGAAAACCCGCAACGGAAACAGCGGAAAGAACGTCCCCGCTTCCTCAGGGCGTCCCCGCGGTCAAGCATCCACTCGCACCAGGGTCAGGCCCAGGGCGGGTGCGGTGGGGCCCGCGGCCCTGCGCTCTCGGCTGGCGAGCACCTCAGCGGTCCACGAGGGCACCTGACGGCGCACGCCCACCTCCAGAAGGGTTCCCACCAGGTTTCTGACCATGTGGCGTAGGAAGCCGTCTCCCTCCGCCTCGATCACCACGGCCTCCCCAGCGGCCCCCTTCACCTCTAGACGGGCCAGGGTGCGAACCGTATCCGTCACGCTCGAACCCGCCGCCTGGAAGGAAGCGAAATCGTGCCTCCCCAGAAGGAGTTCGCTGGCCGTCTGCATGGCCGCCAGATCCAAGCGTTGGGGGACGTGGTGCCAACGCCGCAGCCGCAGGGGGGAGCGCCTGGCCGCATTCCAGATCTGGTAGCGATACAACTTGCCCTTGGCCGCGAAGCGCGGGTTCCACCCGTCCGGGGCGAAGGCCGCATCGGCGACCGCCACATCGGCCGGCAGCTTGGCGTTCAGGGCGCGGGCCAGGGTCTCGGGGGCGAGATCCGTCGCCAGAGCCGCGGCGACGAGTTGGCCCTCGGCATGAACCCCGGCATCGGTTCGACCGGCGGCCTTCACCGTGGCCGGCGCGCCTACGATCGCCGTAAGCGCGCCCTCCAGCTCGGCCTGCACGGAGCGATGACCTTCCGGCTGCCGCTGCCAGCCCTCGAAATCCGTCCCATCGTATTCGATGGTCAGCCGAAAGGTCGGCATGAGGATCAGGTGCCGGTGCTGAAGAAGCGCTCGCGAGCCAGCTCGAGGCCGTTGAGCGCGGCCAGACGAACCGGATCTCCGGCCAGCCAGAGCCGCAAGCCGTGGCCCTCGGGCGCGGACGGGTCGGGACGGACCCGGCCTACGCCCACATCGGAGCTGCCGATACTGCCGCGGGTGTTGGGGGCACCCGGCTCGTCGCTGACGACGATGCCGGGCGTCTTCGAGAGCGTGTCGGCCGCCTCCTGGGCCGAGAGCGGACGCTCGGTCTCGACGGAGAGCTGGATGCCACAACCGGCGAAGGTGGGAATCCGCACGGCCGTCACCGAGAGGGGCATCGGCTCCGGGAGGAGCCGGCTCAGGTGCACTTCGATCTGGGCCTCCCGGTCTCCCGTCAGGCCCAGCCCCGGCGCGTCGGCCGACGGCAAGCAATCGAAGGCCAGTGGCTTCGGGAAGACCTCGGAGATATCGACCTCCTGCTGTTGGAAGAGGCCCAGGGTTTCCTGCTGAAGCGCTTCCACGCCGGCGCGGCCCACACTGGAGGCGGATTCGAGGATGGTGGCCTGGGCCCGCGCCACACCGGCGCGTTCGGCAAGCGCCGCCAGCACGGGGGCCAGCAACAGAACGGGGCCTGCGGGCCCGGCGATCAATGGCTGCTCGGCGGACCATGCCCGCGCCGGGTTGGCGGCCAGGCCCAGCGGGATCTCTCCGCGCTCGGCCAGAGCACCGCCGAGATCGACGCAGGCCAACTCGCTGCGCAGGGCAAGCCGGATCCAATCCACACCAGCAGCGGCGGGTGTGCAGAGCCAGAGCAGGTCAAGCTCGGTCAGCGGCGGAGGCTCGGTCTCGACGGGCAGATCGTGGCCAAGGAACTCGACCTCCTGGCCGATCGAATCTTCGCTCGCCACCGGCACCAGCCGTTGGATCGGAAAGCGGCGCTCTTGCAGGAGCGAGATCAATTCCCGGCCCACGGTGCCCGTGGCGCCGATCACGGCCACACGCAGCAGCTCGGGCGTGCTCATGCGCCCTTCTCGAGCTGACGCAGCACCGCGTCGCCCATCGCCACACAGCCGAGCGTCGGGCGCTCCTCGCCATCCAGCACCAGATCGCCGGTGCGGAGGCCTTCGCCGAGAACGGCGGTCACCGCACTGCGCACCCCGGCAGCCACATCCTCCCGCTCGAAGGTGTGTTCGAGCATCATGGCCACGGAGAGGATGGCCGCCAGCGGGTTGGCCGCATCCTGGCCAGCGATGTCCGGTGCGGAGCCGTGGACGGGCTCGTACAGGCCCACGCCGCCCTCACCCAGGCTCGCCGAGGGCAACATCCCGAGGGAGCCGGTGATCATCGCGGCCTCGTCCGAGAGGATGTCGCCAAACAAGTTGCCCGTCACGATCACGTCGAAGCGGCCCGGGTCGCGCACCAGCAGCATCGCGCAGGAATCGACGAGCTGGTGGCTGAGCTCCACGTCGTCGTAATCCTTCGCCACTTCATCGACCACTTCCATCCAGAGCTGCGAAACCTCGAGCACATTGGCCTTGTGGACGTGGGTCAGGTGGTGCCGACGCCGCCGCGCGGAATCGAAGGCCACCCGCGTGATCCGGTCGATCTCCACCTCGTCGTAGACCATCGTGTTGCGCGCCTCGCGGCGGCCTTCCACCAGCGCGCGCCCCCGCGGCTCACCAAAATAGATGCCTCCGGTCAGCTCACGAACCACCAACAGGTCGATGCCGTCCACGACCTCCGGGCGCAGGGTCGATGCGGCGGCCAGTGCCGGGAACACGGTGGCCGGCCGCAGGTTGGCGAACAAGCCGAGCTCCTTGCGAATGCGCAGGAGGCCTTTCTCGGGCCGTGTATCCACCGGCAAGGCATCCCATTTGGGGCCACCCACAGCGCCGAGCAGGACGGCCCGACTCGCGCGAGCCTGGGCCACGACCGCATCGGCAAGAGGCGTCCCGTCGGCATCGATCGAAGCGCCGCCGATCCGGGCTTCTTCCATTCCCAGTCGCAAGCCCGCCCGGTGCGCTGCGACTTCGAGCACGCGGCACGCTTCGCGGGTGACTTCAGGGCCGATGCCGTCGCCAGGCAGGACGAGGATCTTCTCGCTCATGGTCTCCGTTTTCCTGCGAATGCAACGGGGCGTTGCATTCGTCGTATTGCGTTGAGGAACGTCCCCGCTGTTGCGTCAGATACCGCGAGGGGCGTTGGTCTGGGGGCGCTGGGTCTTCTGGGCTTCCAGGCGGTTGATGGCGGCTACGTAGGCGCGGCCACTGGCGACGATGATGTCGGTGTGCGCGCCGTGGCCAATCATGCGGCGGCCGTCTTCGGTCACCGTGACAGTGACTTCGCCCTGGGCGTCCATGCCGCCTGTGATGGCCTTCACCTGGAACTGGAGGAGCTCGGACTTGGTTTCGGTGAGCTCGGCGATGGCTTTGAACACGGCGTCGACCGGGCCATCGCCCTGGGCCGTCGCCTTCTTGGGTTCGCCGTCGATCAGGAGTTCCACCGTGGCATTCGGCGTGGCGAAGGTGCCGCTCTGGATGA
Protein-coding sequences here:
- the rplM gene encoding 50S ribosomal protein L13; translated protein: MGAQAHLATQSAKLADVERRWLVVDAKDVVLGRLATHVATILRGKHKPTYTPHVDTGDFVIVINAEKVKLTGRKREAKTYYRHSGWAGGLKSITADKLLSGPYADRVVRNAVRGMIPKNALGRKMLAKLKVYAGPDHPHAAQKPEELVLD
- the truA gene encoding tRNA pseudouridine(38-40) synthase TruA, translating into MPTFRLTIEYDGTDFEGWQRQPEGHRSVQAELEGALTAIVGAPATVKAAGRTDAGVHAEGQLVAAALATDLAPETLARALNAKLPADVAVADAAFAPDGWNPRFAAKGKLYRYQIWNAARRSPLRLRRWHHVPQRLDLAAMQTASELLLGRHDFASFQAAGSSVTDTVRTLARLEVKGAAGEAVVIEAEGDGFLRHMVRNLVGTLLEVGVRRQVPSWTAEVLASRERRAAGPTAPALGLTLVRVDA
- the leuB gene encoding 3-isopropylmalate dehydrogenase — protein: MSEKILVLPGDGIGPEVTREACRVLEVAAHRAGLRLGMEEARIGGASIDADGTPLADAVVAQARASRAVLLGAVGGPKWDALPVDTRPEKGLLRIRKELGLFANLRPATVFPALAAASTLRPEVVDGIDLLVVRELTGGIYFGEPRGRALVEGRREARNTMVYDEVEIDRITRVAFDSARRRRHHLTHVHKANVLEVSQLWMEVVDEVAKDYDDVELSHQLVDSCAMLLVRDPGRFDVIVTGNLFGDILSDEAAMITGSLGMLPSASLGEGGVGLYEPVHGSAPDIAGQDAANPLAAILSVAMMLEHTFEREDVAAGVRSAVTAVLGEGLRTGDLVLDGEERPTLGCVAMGDAVLRQLEKGA